A window from Setaria italica strain Yugu1 chromosome VIII, Setaria_italica_v2.0, whole genome shotgun sequence encodes these proteins:
- the LOC101759834 gene encoding S-norcoclaurine synthase has translation MATELNKAMKGSLCHDLVTGLDAADVWEVYGGLLVGNLIPKLLPEVFSKVELVEGDGGVGTVLLVTFPPGTPGSETMEEKFIKVDNENYIKEALVTKGGFLDHGFQKYLVRIKIIGKGEKTSIIRSTIEYEVDHEHASNPPVPSTSGLAAIAEAITKYIKEQKALE, from the exons ATGGCTACAGAGCTCAACAAAGCAATGAAAGGGAGCCTTTGCCACGACTTGGTGACTGGGCTCGATGCTGCCGACGTGTGGGAGGTCTATGGAGGCCTCCTTGTTGGGAATTTGATCCCCAAATTGCTTCCTGAAGTGTTCTCCAAGGTTGAGCTTGTAGAGGGAGATGGTGGAGTTGGAACAGTCTTGCTTGTCACCTTTCCTCCAG GAACTCCAGGATCAGAAACTATGGAAGAAAAGTTCATCAAGGTCGATAATGAAAACTACATCAAGGAAGCACTAGTAACTAAAGGAGGTTTTCTAGACCATGGATTTCAGAAATACTTGGTACGAATTAAGATTATaggaaaaggagagaaaacATCTATAATAAGATCAACAATTGAATATGAAGTTGATCACGAGCATGCAAGCAACCCGCCTGTTCCCAGTACCAGTGGTTTAGCTGCTATTGCTGAGGCCATCACAAAATACATCAAGGAGCAGAAGGCCCTTGAGTAA
- the LOC101760245 gene encoding 60S ribosomal protein L18a, with protein sequence MVAHRFHQYQVVGRALPTPGDEHPKIYRMKLWATNEVRAKSKFWYFLRKLKKVKKSNGQVLAINEIFERNPTTIKNYGIWLRYQSRTGYHNMYKEYRDTTLNGAVEQMYNEMASRHRVRAPCIQIIKTATVHFKLCKRDNTKQFHNAKIKFPLVSRKIRPPTRKLKTTFKASRPNLFM encoded by the exons ATGGTCGCCCACAGG TTCCATCAGTACCAGGTGGTGGGTCGCGCGCTGCCGACCCCCGGCGATGAACACCCCAAGATCTACCGCATGAAGCTCTGGGCCACCAACGAGGTCCGCGCCAAATCCAAGTTCTG GTATTTCCTGAGGAAGCTCAAGAAGGTGAAGAAGAGCAATGGCCAGGTTCTCGCCATCAACGAG ATATTTGAGCGTAATCCTACCACAATCAAGAACTACGGCATCTGGCTGCGTTACCAGAGCAGGACAGGTTACCACAACATGTACAAGGAGTACCGTGACACCACCTTGAATGGTGCCGTGGAGCAGATGTACAATGAGATGGCCTCCCGTCATCGTGTGAGGGCCCCCTGCATCCAAATCATCAAGACAGCAACGGTCCACTTCAAGCTCTGCAAGAGGGACAACACCAAGCAGTTCCACAATGCCAAGATCAAGTTCCCTCTTGTGTCGCGCAAGATCAGACCACCAACCAGGAAGCTGAAGACTACCTTCAAGGCTTCAAGGCCCAACTTGTTCATGTGA